Proteins from one Cryptomeria japonica chromosome 4, Sugi_1.0, whole genome shotgun sequence genomic window:
- the LOC131061845 gene encoding uncharacterized protein LOC131061845, whose translation MEAEKNMQEDLGDFDGQPNADDQVNEEVKLKYSSRKIFLQSYPLLWEKEIERLTVIKSMQRRLRIVVAKLVLLKKFKPKIAASAFFVGSCSSRSFNLHMTLFEASNKPEPLKV comes from the coding sequence ATGGAGGCAGAGAAAAATATGCAGGAGGATTTGGGGGATTTTGATGGGCAGCCAAATGCAGATGATCAAGTTAATGAGGAGGTGAAGTTGAAGTACAGTAGCAGAAAGATTTTTCTTCAGAGTTATCCCCTGCTGTGGGAGAAGGAGATTGAGAGGCTAACTGTTATAAAATCCATGCAGCGCCGCCTCAGGATTGTGGTGGCTAAGCTGGTTTTGCTCAAGAAGTTCAAGCCCAAGATTGCTGCAAGTGCATTCTTTGTGGGTTCTTGCAGTAGCCGGAGCTTTAACTTGCACATGACCCTGTTTGAGGCTTCTAATAAGCCAGAGCCATTGAAGGTCTAG